In Pochonia chlamydosporia 170 chromosome 3, whole genome shotgun sequence, the following are encoded in one genomic region:
- a CDS encoding oxidoreductase, short-chain dehydrogenase/reductase family (similar to Metarhizium acridum CQMa 102 XP_007811968.1) has protein sequence MAEAQLNDFPSLFSLKGKVAVVTGGSRGLGLHAASAFLQAGASKVFISSRKAAACDEACKALNALPNRQPGAIAIPIPADSANIQGVTHLLEEVKKHTDRVDILFANAGATWGEAFDTHPDQAFAKVMDLNVKAVFNTVRVFTPLLEKASSRADPSRVIITASVAGLGIGTIGKQGTYGYSASKAAVIHLGRNLAIELGPRQITVNSICPGFFPSKMSNGLLEIAGGADKIGNSNPMGRLGVPEDIAGVVVYLASRAGSHVNGEAIAIDGGALWARGEMSFHGDSSKL, from the exons ATGGCCGAAGCTCAATTAAACGACTTCCCCTCCCTTTTCTCACTTAAGGGCAAAGTTGCAGTCGTAACCGGCGGCTCTCGCGGTCTCGGACTCCACGCCGCATCTGC CTTCCTCCAAGCCGGCGCCTCCAAggtcttcatctcctctcGCAAAGCAGCCGCCTGCGACGAGGCCTGCAAAGCCCTCAATGCCCTCCCCAACCGACAGCCCGGCGCAATcgccatccccatccccGCAGACTCCGCCAACATCCAGGGCGTAACCCATCTCCTCGAGGAAGTCAAGAAGCACACCGACCGGGTGGACATTCTGTTTGCCAACGCCGGCGCCACATGGGGCGAGGCCTTTGACACGCACCCCGACCAGGCGTTCGCCAAGGTCATGGACCTCAACGTCAAGGCTGTGTTCAACACGGTCCGCGTCTTCACGCCGCTTCTGGAGAAGGCGTCGTCCCGTGCGGACCCCTCGCGTGTTATAATCACGGCTAgtgttgctggtttgggGATTGGAACTATCGGCAAGCAGGGCACGTATGGGTATTCTGCGTCGAAGGCGGCTGTTATCCATTTGGGTCGCAACTTGGCTATTGAGCTGGGTCCGAGACAGATTACGGTGAATTCGATTTGTCCTGGTTTCTTCCCGAGTAAGATGTCGAATGGGCTTTTGGAAATTGCTGGTGGCGCGGATAAGATTGGTAATTCGAATCCTATGGGGCGGTTGGGCGTGCCGGAGGACATtgctggtgtggtggtgtatCTGGCGAGTAGGGCTGGTTCTCACGTCAATGGTGAGGCTATTGCTATTGATGGTGGTGCCTTATGGGCGAGGGGCGAGATGTCTTTCCACGGAGATAGCTCCAAGCTGTAA
- a CDS encoding importin beta-2 subunit (similar to Neosartorya fischeri NRRL 181 XP_001264159.1): MSWQPSQDSVRQLAACLRDSLSGFDKNAQKNAEVMLQQAKSSPDINNYLAYLFSSTQPPEGLQCSDSDYHLVRSAAGIMLKNNVKSEWKNIPEESLNFVKMAVPMGLQDKNAQIRNYAGNIATEVIRRGGLLTWPDLLPQLMDLIGNTSGQVANEGQEGAMSAMAKICEDNPRVFLREVNGQRPLNFVLPQLIAATKSPLPKVRAGALAAINVFTPRASQAMLNSIDELLQHLFVLSSDTSPDVRRQVCRAFVHLVERRPDKLQPHITGLVDYIISQQKGDDEELACEAAEFWLAVGEHDDLWQSLQPYLGKIIPVLLECMVYSGEDIALLGGESDDDDEEDKEQDIKPAFAKKNLNRNTNANGDSANQQNEAANAQEKLAGMDDDLEEGEIDELDDGDENPDERWTLRKCSAAALDTFAKDFRNPVFEAIFPYLSQNLKHDEWPHREAAVLALGAVAEGCMDVVVPHLPELVPYLISLLEDPEPVVRQITCWTLGRYSEWAAELPDQSQKEQYFVPLMDGILRKMLDKNKKVQAAGASAFANIEFKAGSHLEPYCGPIIQQFVRCFAKYKDKNMYVLYECVQTLAERIGSLLSTPELMNQLMPALTERYNIVADQSREVFPLLECLSYVALALGPDFAPYAPPIFVRCINIIHMNLEQSLAAASNGGIDTPDKDFLVTSLDLLSAIIQSLGEEKSTELVKTSPQPFFELLTFCMEDPADEVRQSAYALLGDCADYVYPLMQPHLNSIMPIAIKQLDLDSMLDDEVGDGFGAYNNTCWSLGEITMRHGKGMAQWAPALLKHLVEIMCNARVPKSLAENAAIALGRLGIENSEILGPALPTFAEDFLGLMKKIDPTDEKASAFKGFSMIVGQNPQAMEKVLLDYFVAVAQYEDSELQNPLKQELHDVIQHVLNQYKQMMPQFNDFLSQMRPHDRQTLTNNYSV; this comes from the exons ATGTCGTGGCAACCATCCCAGGACTCTGTGAGGCAGCTCGCCGCGTGCCTCAGAGATTCCTTAAGTGGCTTTGACAAGAATGCTCAGAAGAATGCTGAAGTG atgcttcaacaagcaaaaaGCTCTCCCGACATTAACAATTATCTCGCCTATTTGTTCTCGAGCACCCAACCCCCAGAAGGTTTACAATGCAGCGACTCTGACTACCACCTCGTGCGATCGGCTGCCGGAATCATGCTGAaaaacaatgtcaagtctgagTGGAAGAACATACCAGAGGAGAGCTTAAACTTCGTCAAGATGGCTGTCCCAATGGGCCTGCAAGATAAAAACGCTCAGATTCGCAATTATGCTGGAAATATTGCGACTGAGGTCATTCGCAGAGGTGGTCTTCTCACCTGGCCCGACTTGCTTCCCCAGCTCATGGACCTGATTGGAAACACAAGCGGCCAAGTAGCAAATGAAGGGCAAGAGGGAGCAATgtcggccatggccaagatATGCGAAGACAACCCCCGTGTATTCTTGAGAGAGGTCAACGGACAGCGCCCATTGAACTTTGTACTCCCTCAACTCATTGCTGCTACCAAGAGCCCGCTACCCAAGGTCCGCGCTGGGGCGTTGGCGGCCATCAACGTCTTCACTCCCCGAGCCTCTCAAGCTATGCTAAACTCTATTGATGAGCTCTTACAACACCTCTTCGTCCTCTCCAGTGACACCAGCCCAGACGTGAGGCGACAGGTTTGCCGCGCATTTGTTCATCTCGTGGAAAGGCGACCAGACAAGTTGCAGCCACATATCACGGGCCTGGTAGATTACATCATTTCACAACAAAagggcgacgatgaggaaCTTGCTTGCGAAGCTGCCGAGTTTTGGTTGGCGGTAGGAGAACATGACGATTTGTGGCAAAGCCTGCAGCCGTATCTGGGCAAGATTATTCCTGTTTTACTGGAATGCATGGTTTACAGTGGTGAAGATATTGCCCTCCTGGGTGGTGAAtccgacgatgacgacgaagaagacaaggagCAAGACATTAAGCCAGCATTCGCGAAAAAGAACTTGAACAGGAATACCAATGCAAACGGCGACTCAGCCAACCAGCAGAACGAAGCGGCCAACGCTCAGGAGAAGCTCGCTGGCATGGACGACGATCTGGAGGAAGGTGAAATCGACGAGCTCGATGACGGAGATGAGAATCCTGACGAACGGTGGACGCTTCGCAAATGCTCAGCCGCTGCATTGGACACATTTGCCAAGGACTTCCGGAACCCCGTTTTCGAGGCTATTTTCCCTTACCTATCCCAAAACTTGAAACACGACGAGTGGCCGCATCGCGAGGCCGCCGTGTTGGCTTTGGGAGCAGTGGCAGAAGGCTGTATGGACGTTGTCGTACCCCATCTCCCGGAGCTGGTACCGTACCTCATCTCACTCTTGGAAGACCCTGAGCCAGTTGTCCGACAAATTACTTGTTGGACACTTGGGCGATATTCGGAGTGGGCAGCCGAATTACCGGATCAGAGCCAAAAGGAGCAATACTTTGTGCCTCTCATGGATGGCATCCTTCGAAAGATGcttgacaagaacaagaaagtCCAAGCCGCCGGAGCGTCCGCGTTTGCCAACATCGAATTCAAAGCCGGTTCCCACCTTGAGCCTTACTGTGGCCCTATTATTCAACAGTTCGTTCGTTGTTTTGCCAAGTACAAGGACAAGAACATGTACGTTCTCTACGAATGTGTCCAAACGCTGGCCGAGCGCATTGGGTCTTTACTCTCCACACCAGAACTCATGAACCAGCTGATGCCAGCACTCACCGAGAGATACAATATCGTCGCAGATCAGTCAAGAGAAGTTTTCCCGCTGCTAGAATGTCTCTCCTATGTAGCATTGGCTCTTGGACCCGACTTTGCGCCCTATGCGCCCCCTATCTTCGTCCGgtgcatcaacatcatccacatGAATTTGGAACAGAGCTTAGCCGCCGCAAGCAACGGCGGTATTGATACACCAGACAAGGACTTCTTAGTAACGAGTCTGGATCTCCTGAGCGCAATCATCCAATCACTGGGAGAGGAAAAGTCGACAGAGCTCGTCAAAACATCTCCCCAGCCGTTCTTCGAGCTGCTTACCTTTTGTATGGAAGACCCAGCCGATGAGGTACGACAATCTGCATACGCTCTATTGGGCGACTGCGCAGATTATGTATACCCATTAATGCAGCCACATCTGAACTCAATCATGCCCATTGCTATCAAGCAGCTGGATTTGGACTCCATGTTGGACGATGAAGTCGGCGATGGCTTCGGGGCATACAACAACACGTGTTGGTCCCTAGGCGAGATTACCATGCGACATGGCAAAGGCATGGCACAGTGGGCTCCTGCTCTTCTCAAGCATCTGGTCGAGATCATGTGTAACGCACGTGTGCCCAAAAGCCTTGCTGAGAATGCTGCCATTGCTCTTGGCCGGCTGGGAATAGAGAACTCTGAGATCCTTGGCCCTGCTCTGCCAACATTCGCGGAAGATTTCCTgggcttgatgaagaagatcGATCCTACCGATGAAAAAGCTTCGGCATTCAAAGGCTTTTCCATGATTGTCGGCCAAAATCCACAGGCAATGGAAAAGGTATTGCTAGATTACTTTGTGGCAGTCGCTCAGTATGAGGATTCGGAATTGCAGAACCCGTTGAAGCAGGAACTTCACGACGTCATTCAGCAT GTCCTCAACCAATACAAGCAAATGATGCCGCAATTCAATGACTTCCTCAGCCAGATGCGCCCTCACGACAGGCAAACTCTTACGAATAATTATTCTGTTTGA
- a CDS encoding 20S proteasome chaperone domain-containing protein, protein MAAVQDDTLNISIPLPRSLDTRIYIRLSTQAKAIVLSLTTSTQDDLASAKPMGSFVYALPNRFDDKQPLSTTLFSSESSVEITTRLAKLLARRTQLPVYVTNSMSFANAGMGGTVEEEMEAFKNIVSVTVDKLRAARVGALAVNGEPTV, encoded by the exons ATGGCTGCCGTTCAAGATGACACCCTCAACATATCGATACCCCTCCCCCGCTCACTGGACACCCGCATCTACATCCGCCTGAGTACTCAGGCCAAAGCCATCGTGCTGTCTctcacaacatcaacacaagACGACCTAGCGAGCGCTAAGCCCATGGGCTCCTTTGTTTATGCTTTGCCAAAT AGATTCGATGACAAACAGCCCCTCTCGACTACACTGTTCAGCTCGGAATCCAGCGTCGAGATTACTACTCGGTTGGCTAAGCTGCTTGCACGGAGGACACAACTGCCTGTTTATGTGACCAACTCAATGAGTTTCGCCAACGCGGGCATGGGAGGCACCGtagaggaggagatggaggccTTCAAGAACATAGTGTCGGTTACGGTCGACAAGCTCAGAGCCGCCAGAGTTGGCGCACTAGCTGTGAACGGGGAGCCGACAGTGTGA
- a CDS encoding isoleucyl-tRNA synthetase (similar to Aspergillus terreus NIH2624 XP_001210665.1): protein MTANFPKFEEQTLRFWREVDAFKTQLRLTEGGPRFSFYDGPPFATGLPHYGHFLTGTLKDIIPRYWSMKGYHVVRRFGWDTHGVPIEYQIDKKFGISGPDAVRQMGIEKYNAECKAIVMTYAEDWKKIMERLGRWVDMENDYKAMDPSFMESVWWVFKQLFDKDQVYRAYRIMPYSTALCTPLSLMESKDNEKMTQDPAILVSFPVVGVKGKENTSLVVYTTTPWTLPSNLLIAVHPDFEYLEILDEQSGNQYITMESGLSMLYKDLKKAKYKVLNKLKGRELVGWKYKPLFKYFNETFHDCFQVIAADYVEAGEGTGLVHQAPAFGQEDYDAAVAAGFIGPSRLPPCPVDEKGCFTAEIPEYAGVHVKVADKAIMKDLRPTGRLLVESQIMHVDKFCWRSDTQLIRKAVSSWFIKVENSIPQMMENLQGTSWTPSFVKEKRFANWIANARDWNVSRNRYWGTPIPLWVSDDYEEVVCVGSVEELKRLSGYTGEINDLHRDKIDHITIPSKKGKGDLKRVEEIFDCWLESGAMPYASIHYPFENQDEFHGGHFPADFIAEGLDQTRGWFYTLTVLGNKLLGKSPFKNVLVNGMVLAEDGKKMSKSLKNFPDPSLIFEKYGSDALRLYMISSPVVRAEPLRFKETGVKEIVSKVLLPLWNSYRFFSEQAALYKKSTGNDFVADAKFSAGGLNNVMDRWVLAECQSLLQFIEQEMRGYRVYTVVPRLLKLIDDLTNWYIRFNRKRLKGAAGLGTADTTAGLNTLLQVLFTLVRALAPFTPFITEHIYGLLKPFLGEVLASFKDSRSVHFLPFPTAQEELLDEDIERKMAAMQKVIQLGRVARERRNVSLKTPLLSLVVIADSQFISDVDSLKNYVQEELNIRDVILTTDEEQYGISLEARVDWPTLGKKLKKDVQTVRKALPTLSQDQLRMYQREKKITIQNIELDENDLTIVRIMDKDSSATAVGSGPQWEPAFADEAIVLLDAAPHPELVDEGLAREMINRVQRLRKKGGLVPTDDVHMGYAVVSNPEGIDVDAVVSSRRDLFEGALRGMLEKMSDQTDNREVILEEESTVGELTLKLGLFKI from the exons ATGACTGCCAATTTTCCAAAATTCGAGGAGCAGACACTTCGCTTTTGGCGAGAAGTCGACGCCTTCAAGACCCAGCTTCGATTGACGGAGGGAGGGCCGAGATTCTCCTTTTACGATGGTCCTCCTTTTG CCACCG GCCTCCCTCACTACGGTCATTTCTTGACTGGTACATTGAAAGACATTATTCCCAGATACTGGTCCATGAAGGGATACCATGTCGTGCGAAGATTTGGCTGGGACACGCACGGTGTTCCCATCGAGTATCAGATTGACAAAAAGTTTGGCATCTCCGGCCCTGATGCCGTTCGACAGATGGGAATCGAAAAGTACAATGCCGAGTGCAAGGCCATCGTCATGACATACGCCGAGGACTGGAAGAAGATCATGGAACGACTCGGTCGATGGGTTGACATGGAGAACGATTACAAG GCCATGGATCCGTCCTTTATGGAGTCAGTTTGGTGGGTGTTTAAGCAGTTGTTTGACAAGGACCAAGTATACAGAGCATATCGCATCATGCCGTATTCCACCGCCCTGTGCACACCCCTCAGTCTGATGGAGTCCAAGGACAACGAGAAAATGACACAAGATCCCGCTATATTGGTTTCGTTTCCGGTAGTTGGTGTGAAGGGAAAGGAGAACACGTCTCTCGTGGTATACACAACTACCCCGTGGACTCTGCCGTCAAATCTGCTCATCGCAGTGCATCCCGATTTCGAGTACCTCGAGATTCTCGACGAACAAAGCGGGAACCAATACATAACGATGGAGAGTGGTCTCAGCATGCTCTACAAAGATCTCAAAAAGGCCAAATACAAGGtcctcaacaaactcaaGGGTAGGGAACTCGTGGGTTGGAAGTATAAACCGCTCTTCAAATACTTCAACGAGACTTTTCACGATTGCTTCCAGGTCATAGCAGCCGATTACGTGGAAGCAGGAGAGGGAACGGGATTGGTTCACCAGGCGCCTGCATTTGGTCAGGAAGATTATGATGCGGCCGTTGCAGCTGGATTCATCGGTCCCAGTCGACTGCCACCATGCCCGGTAGATGAGAAAGGATGCTTCACTGCTGAAATACCTGAATACGCGGGTGTCCATGTAAAAGTTGCGGACAAAGCCATCATGAAGGACCTGAGACCTACCGGGCGCCTCCTGGTCGAAAGCCAGATCATGCACGTTGACAAGTTCTGTTGGCGTTCAGATACACAGCTCATCAGAAAAGCTGTTTCATCCTGGTTCATCAAAGTCGAGAACTCTATACCTCAGATGATGGAAAACCTACAGGGCACGAGCTGGACACCTTCAtttgtcaaggagaagcgaTTTGCGAATTGGATCGCCAACGCCCGTGATTGGAATGTATCGCGCAACCGATATTGGGGAACTCCGATCCCTCTTTGGGTCAGCGACGACTACGAAGAGGTTGTCTGCGTCGGAAGTGTGGAGGAACTGAAACGATTGAGTGGCTACACTGGAGAGATCAACGACTTGCATCGGGATAAGATTGACCACATTACGATCCCCTcaaagaaagggaaaggaGATTTGAAGCGTGTTGAAGAAATTTTTGACTGCTG GCTCGAATCCGGAGCAATGCCTTACGCGTCTATACACTATCCCTTCGAAAACCAGGACGAATTTCACGGGGGACACTTCCCCGCCGATTTTATTGCCGAGGGATTGGACCAAACTCGAGGTTGGTTCTATACTCTGACGGTGCTAGGCAACAAGCTGCTTGGCAAGTCGCCCTTTAAAAATGTacttgtcaatggcatggTGCTTGCCGAGGATGGAAAGAAAATGTCCAAGAGTCTCAAGAACTTCCCCGACCCGAGTCTCATATTCGAAAAGTACGGCTCCGATGCTCTGAGGTTGTACATGATCAGCTCCCCAGTCGTGAGGGCTGAACCACTTCGATTCAAAGAGACAGGCGTTAAAGAGATTGTTTCCAAGGTGTTACTTCCTCTGTGGAATAGTTATCGCTTCTTCTCCGAGCAAGCTGCTCTATACAAGAAGTCTACTGGCAATGACTTTGTTGCGGACGCCAAGTTTTCTGCTGGTGGCTTAAACAACGTCATGGATCGATGGGTGCTGGCCGAATGCCAAAGTCTCCTCCAATTCATTGAGCAGGAGATGCGAG GATACCGAGTGTACACTGTGGTGCCTCGACTACTAAAACTTattgacgacttgacgaATTGGTACATTAGATTCAACCGAAAGCGACTCAAGGGAGCCGCAGGACTTGGAACAGCCGACACCACTGCCGGTCTGAACACGCTGCTACAAGTTCTCTTCACCTTGGTTAGAGCATTGGCTCCATTTACCCCCTTTATCACTGAACACATATACGGCTTGCTGAAGCCGTTCCTGGGAGAAGTCCTGGCGTCATTTAAAGACTCTCGAAGCGTGCACTTCTTACCTTTCCCCACTGCTCAAGAGGAGCTTCTTGACGAAGATATTGAACGCAAGATGGCAGCCATGCAAAAGGTGATTCAATTGGGCCGCGTAGCCCGTGAGAGGCGAAATGTGTCCCTCAAGACTCCGCTCCTGAGCCTTGTGGTGATCGCCGACAGCCAATTCATATCTGATGTGGACTCGTTGAAGAACTATGTACAAGAGGAGCTCAATATCCGCGATGTGATCTTGACAACCGATGAAGAGCAATATGGCATATCGCTTGAAGCTAGGGTAGATTGGCCCACTCTGGgaaagaagctcaagaaggaCGTACAGACGGTTCGAAAGGCGCTGCCAACATTGTCACAGGACCAGCTGCGGATGTACCAGCGTGAGAAGAAGATTACCATTCAGAATATTGAACTCGACGAGAATGACTTGACGATTGTACGAATAATGGACAAAGACTCATCCGCTACGGCTGTCGGATCAGGTCCTCAATGGGAGCCAGCATTCGCCGACGAGGCTATTGTGCTGCTTGACGCTGCACCGCACCCAGAACTAGTTGACGAAGGCTTAGCAAGAGAGATGATCAACCGAGTTCAGCGACTTCGAAAGAAGGGAGGCTTGGTTCCCACCGATGATGTCCACATGGGGTATGCTGTTGTTTCCAACCCCGAAGGCATAGATGTAGATGCGGTAGTCTCATCTAGAAGAGACTTATTCGAGGGTGCCCTTCGTGGCATGTTGGAAAAGATGTCAGACCAAACTGACAATAGAGAGGTGATTTTGGAAGAGGAGAGTACAGTTGGGGAGTTGACCCTCAAACTGGGGTTATTCAAGATTTGA
- a CDS encoding C6 transcription factor RosA-like (similar to Cordyceps militaris CM01 XP_006670845.1) → MAGPGGGPPRRSHTKSRKGCETCKRRHIRCDENFPQCRNCTKHKIRCPYNDVQVPDADRSTTPDKPDLMWTPQVEASIAEWQATGVFPFPSLHVYPAPMPHLYSLEDLRLIYHVANLYHQLSAIDANNFTLWTRHIPTLLRIGATTPYVMHALLAFSAMHIAFLTDCPLVGSMAFEHRGIALSGLHEAIGTFSRETSDAILAASLVLSWQATDWRSWTQLMQGTSTVIDAMDAWKHESQFGDFIAESSTFPTAPPSPGPDHRPTQPRDEDIQAFQRTLEQVQKVESHLKHHKEETTQVQHLIGFLKGSRKISPTLSIAQQYERLQPLRTWLFWMPVGYLQNYHGSANSLVVIAHLYTVALLMERLFPEIGAAYFGSLCISPIEEIARRLMSISVAGGSEGGVQRETPLTLMEFPINTVGEFRSRMGWVHPERTRSFPQFHPPNFPVHEEYSMPNVPYGNVAFSYSAEEMPMLNSAAIPGSQAHSASPLMLSSPFSSQQYLNVPSPSYAAGAYSPASSTFEGSVTYSDTEEYGSYDLRGSPAYHTSGQPSMFNEAHSSYGLGFVTPHQPVWI, encoded by the exons atggctggCCCTGGCGGTGGTCCTCCTCGTCGCAG CCACACCAAGTCCCGTAAGGGCTGTGAAACCTGCAAGCGTCGACACATTCGTTGTGATGAGAACTTTCCTCAATG CCGCAACTGTACCAAGCACAAGATCCGCTGCCCGTACAACGACGTACAGGTGCCCGACGCAGACCGCTCTACCACCCCCGATAAGCCCGATCTCATGTGGACTCCCCAGGTCGAGGCATCTATCGCCGAGTGGCAGGCAACCGGTGTCTTCCCATTCCCGTCCCTGCATGTCTACCCGGCGCCTATGCCGCACCTGTACTCGCTTGAGGATTTGCGCCTGATCTACCACGTTGCCAACTTGTACCATCAGCTCTCTGCCATTGACGCCAACAACTTCACTCTGTGGACTCGTCACATTCCAAC TCTCCTCAGAATCGGTGCCACCACGCCTTATGTGATGCACGCTCTGCTCGCCTTTTCTGCTATGCACATTGCTTTCCTCACCGACTGCCCTCTGGTCGGCAGCATGGCCTTTGAGCATCGTGGCATCGCCCTTAGCGGCCTTCATGAAGCTATTGGTACTTTCTCCCGGGAGACTTCGgatgccatcttggcggcttctcttgtcctgtcctggCAAGCTACGGATTG GCGCAGCTGGACCCAGCTCATGCAGGGAACCTCAACG GTTATTGACGCCATGGATGCGTGGAAGCACGAGTCCCAGTTTGGTGACTTCATTGCTGAAAGCAGCACATTCCCAACTGCTCCGCCATCTCCTGGACCCGACCACAGGCCGACACAGCCTCGTGATGAGGACATTCAAGCCTTCCAGCGCACTCTCGAGCAGGTCCAAAAGGTGGAATCCCACCTCAAGCATCACAAGGAAGAGACCACTCAAGTCCAGCATCTCATTGGCTTCCTCAAGGGGTCTCGCAAGATCAGCCCGACGCTCTCCATCGCCCAGCAGTACGAGCGTCTCCAGCCCCTGCGCACCTGGCTCTTTTGGATGCCCGTTGGATACCTTCAGAACTACCACGGTTCGGCCAACTCGCTTGTCGTCATTGCCCATCTGTACACTGTTGCCCTCTTGATGGAGCGTCTGTTCCCCGAGATTGGTGCCGCGTACTTTGGCAGCTTGTGCATTTCCCCCATCGAAGAGATTGCCCGCCGCCTGATGTCCATCAGCGTCGCTGGCGGTTCCGAGGGTGGTGTTCAGCGTGAGACTCCTCTCACTCTCATGGAGTTCCCCATCAACACGGTTGGCGAGTTTCGCTCCCGCATGGGCTGGGTTCACCCAGAGAGGACGCGGTCCTTTCCCCAGTTCCATCCTCCCAACTTCCCGGTGCACGAGGAGTACTCTATGCCCAATGTGCCCTATGGCAACGTCGCCTTTAGCTATAGCGCCGAGGAGATGCCCATGCTCAACAGTGCTGCCATCCCAGGAAGTCAAGCTCATTCCGCCAGCCCACTGATGCTGTCCTCACCCTTCTCGAGCCAACAGTACCTCAACGTCCCGTCTCCCTCGTACGCGGCGGGAGCGTACAGCCCTGCCTCGTCAACCTTTGAGGGCTCGGTCACCTACAGCGACACGGAGGAGTATGGATCCTACGACTTGCGAGGAAGCCCTGCCTACCACACTTCTGGTCAGCCGTCCATGTTCAACGAAGCTCATAGCAGCTACGGCCTCGGGTTCGTCACTCCCCACCAGCCTGTGTGGATCTAG